A single Fusarium oxysporum Fo47 chromosome IV, complete sequence DNA region contains:
- a CDS encoding Reticulon-domain-containing protein: MADSTLAANGNSLLETTKTSECFPAIFAHAAAAYQSVANGPVAQNVYDHTQKASNELSNLAAARRTPANPAATGQPLTHYHSFFSELLSWNNPRASAIAYVTIIGAIFTARYLDLLRWGLKVSWMILGVTILAEVLGKVILNNGLATQVRPRRYYTVPRETLDALIGDVHELINFFVIEAQRIIFAENVFASAAAFVAAFISYYLVKLVPYWGLALIGTTVAFVVPLIYTSNQELIDEQLHHASELINSQTAQIQSVASKQMEQVSNISKQYAGDYSGKVQDLLRGKTPSRQKIDKPEQPISAKQPEFPSPPTEDPIKSTEAPQIPTPAALKEELNAPTAIDTAAPELPHEDVVPSKEPMLAS; the protein is encoded by the exons ATGGCTGATTCCACCTTGGCCGCCAACGGCAACTCTCTTCTTgagaccaccaagaccagTGAG TGTTTCCCCGCGATCTTTGCGC ACGCCGCTGCTGCGTATCAATCCGTCGCCAACG GCCCTGTTGCTCAGAACGTCTACGATCACACTCAGAAGGCCTCCAACGAGCTCTCTAaccttgctgctgctcgacGCACTCCCGCGAATCCCGCTGCTACCGGCCAGCCGCTAACTCACTACCACTCGTTCTTTTCTGAGCTTCTTTCATGGAACAACCCTC GCGCATCTGCCATTGCTTATGTGACTATTATCGGTGCTATCTTCACTGCGCGATACCTGGATCTTCTCCGATGGGGACTTAAGGTTTCGTGGATGATTCTTGGTGTAACCATTCTTGCCGAGGTTCTTGGCAAGgtcattctcaacaacgGCCTTGCTACTCAGGTTCGCCCTCGTCGATACTACACAGTACCTCGCGAGACTCTGGATGCCCTTATTGGGGACGTTCACGAGCTCATTAACTTCTTTGTCATCGAGGCCCAGCGAATCATCTTTGCCGAGAACGTTTTTGCTTCCGCCGCC GCTTTCGTCGCCGCTTTCATTTCATACTACCTCGTCAAGCTTGTTCCTTACTGGGGACTTGCTCTCATCGGTACCACCGTCGCCTTCGTCGTTCCCCTTATCTATACATCCAACCAGGAGCTAATCGATGAGCAACTCCACCACGCTTCCGAGCTCATCAACTCCCAGACTGCTCAGATCCAGAGCGTCGCTTCGAAGCAGATGGAACAGGTCTCTAACATCAGCAAGCAATATGCTGGCGACTACAGCGGCAAGGTTCAGGACCTTCTCCGTGGCAAGACTCCTTCTCGCCAGAAGATTGACAAGCCTGAGCAGCCCATTTCTGCCAAGCAGCCGGAGTTTCCCTCTCCTCCTACTGAGGACCCCATCAAGTCCACAGAGGCTCCTCAGATCCCTACCCCTGCCGCTCTCAAGGAGGAGCTGAATGCGCCCACCGCTATCGATACCGCAGCCCCTGAGCTCCCTCACGAGGACGTTGTCCCCAGCAA
- a CDS encoding rab-GTPase-TBC domain-containing protein: protein MDAQVRESLHEPLPLAAPTERASMMARDPAPETPKMAHDSLVTVRLSEPDLIVLDSPIATSTIDTNQTTPTKDPVDNRPDTPISRKSSLLVDDKDDKDEKDDSLDDESKTLIKEDVVDTEALRSSSATMPPPILTTRSLQDELADDGNLSDDQDEVNWAQLEQKEDEQTKDEETDNSTALLLARLEQENAKLATNPKSVKVQGVDRATAERSAVSRPRPPSMAQLRQMVQGPTPAALRYSMLPPPPMTDLEFYAALVKDYKQTAARLPTLLSNKIRKGIPPPLRGVVWQSMSGARDAILEEQFDRFCGESSPYEVIIGKDLGRSFPGVDMFRDPEGDGQRMLGRVLKCFSLYDTKIGYCQGLAFLVGPLLMHMPDKQAFCVLVRLMEQYDLRACFLPDLSGLHVRIYQFKELLRQSLPVLSNHLDELQVDPAYVSQWFLSFFAVTCPLPMLFRTYDVIFAEGASETLMRVALSLMRKNEARLLACTEMEDVMQLLLSRGLWDCYHYNADEFVQDFVGLTGAVTAENMQQLEQSYRESKTAVTNPVRGSEITTAASRFLGRIWATSTNNKSSNLSPGNTAPARPTSMLRRSASKQSLASTLNSMEASSASVTSSSSTDVTSMSRDSSNTEDGRESTPVGSKTITAHKNTDERNLHSQIEDLLTALSELQRNHALLSNQLQREREERQEDRKAVQSLLNGLRQKADSATSRPSSPQPSVLSDKEDSSEADKEDKSETEGDESKTPSLEEKVPASDDEAQKGVPSTTKDLENLLNVVEQRFQVEDDKRRSSMLISKAQLRDELNHAKDQLAAALSQSQEYSRQILDLNQEMASVKEQLRESHAHVRTLHQDKQRLEKQMHGLKSRVSSASSAHEVTKEHDVDRGSKTGGGLREFKLNRSKTTPHPPQQQPQDHEPMAATTSKFNKRISSLPQNHEASVPMVTTTGPAPSQSEHEALLAELVQAKTAEAVAKQEAEEARQKLESIRKSHGLSRSVSAHAPSASQSGPGGVFSLLTGHGAAATNEVAMKPASTNAGSPGSGGSFWGWRR, encoded by the exons ATGGACGCCCAAGTTAGAGAGAGCCTACATGAGCCTCTCCCTTTGGCCGCGCCTACCGAACGAGCATCCATGATGGCACGAGACCCAGCTCCCGAGACCCCCAAGATGGCTCACGATTCTTTGGTAACGGTTCGCCTCTCCGAACCGGATCTTATAGTCCTTGATTCTCCCATTGCCACTTCGACAATTGATACAAACCAAACAACTCCTACCAAGGATCCAGTCGATAACCGTCCTGATACTCCCATATCTCGCAAGTCTAGCCTGTTGGTAGATGACAAGGACGATAAGGACGAAAAGGACGATAGCCTGGACGACGAATCGAAAACTCTGATTAAGGAAGACGTGGTCGATACAGAAGCTCTGCGTTCTTCTTCAGCGACAATGCCACCACCGATTTTAACAACGCGGTCACTACAAGACGAATTGGCTGATGATGGCAATCTATCAGACGACCAAGACGAAGTGAACTGGGCACAACTTGAGCAAAAGGAAGATGAACAGACCAAGGATGAAGAAACAGATAAC TCAACTGCATTGCTGTTGGCCCGACTTGAACAGGAAAATGCAAAGCTGGCTACGAACCCAAAAAGCGTCAAAGTCCAAGGCGTCGACCGTGCTACTGCTGAACGTAGTGCAGTTAGCAGGCCTCGACCGCCTTCAATGGCACAGCTTCGCCAGATGGTCCAGGGACCAACGCCCGCTGCTCTACGATATTCGATGCTACCGCCACCTCCCATGACAGATCTCGAATTTTACGCCGCTCTCGTTAAGGATTACAAACAAACAGCTGCCCGACTTCCGACTCTGCTTTCAAATAAGATTCGTAAAGGTATCCCGCCACCGTTGCGTGGGGTGGTTTGGCAGAGCATGTCTGGAGCTCGGGATGCTATATTGGAAGAACAGTTTGACCGCTTCTGCGGTGAGTCTAGCCCATACGAAGTCATAATTGGCAAAGACCTGGGCCGAAGCTTCCCAGGAGTAGACATGTTCCGCGATCCAGAGGGTGATGGACAACGTATGCTTGGCCGCGTCCTCAAGTGCTTCAGTCTCTACGACACCAAGATTGGCTATTGTCAGGGGCTGGCCTTTCTGGTCGGCCCATTGCTGATGCACATGCCCGACAAACAGGCATTCTGTGTTTTGGTTCG CCTCATGGAGCAATACGACTTAAGGGCGTGTTTCCTCCCTGATCTGTCGGGTCTCCACGTACGCATCTACCAATTCAAGGAGCTACTACGCCAAAGCCTCCCAGTTTTGTCGAATCACCTTGACGAGCTACAGGTTGACCCTGCTTATGTTTCGCAATGGTTTCTCAGCTTTTTTGCCGTGACTTGTCCCTTGCCGATGCTGTTTCGCACTTACGATGTGATCTTTGCAGAGGGCGCTTCAGAGACATTGATGAGAGTCGCGCTATCCTTAATGCGGAAGAACGAGGCGCGACTATTGGCTTGCACGGAAATGGAGGATGTGATGCAGCTTCTTTTATCTCGAGGCCTCTGGGATTGCTACCATTACAACGCCGATGAATTTGTTCAGGACTTTGTCGGTTTGACAGGTGCCGTTACCGCCGAAAACATGCAGCAGCTCGAGCAAAGTTACCGCGAGTCCAAGACGGCTGTCACCAACCCTGTCAGAGGTTCTGAGATTACTACTGCAGCTAGCCGCTTCCTAGGTCGCATATGGGCTACCTCTACCAACAACAAATCTTCCAACCTTAGCCCAGGAAACACTGCACCTGCAAGACCGACGAGTATGCTGCGACGAAGCGCGTCCAAGCAAAGTCTTGCATCAACATTGAACTCAATGGAGGCCAGCTCAGCCAGCGTCAcaagttcatcatcaaccgACGTAACCTCAATGTCGAGAGATTCTTCCAATACTGAGGATGGCCGGGAATCTACACCAGTCGGCAGTAAGACAATAACAGCCCATAAAAACACAGACGAACGAAACTTGCATAGTCAGATCGAAGACCTCCTGACCGCTCTCAGTGAGCTACAGCGCAACCATGCTTTATTATCGAATCAGCTACAACGGGAACGCGAAGAGCGACAAGAAGACCGTAAGGCCGTCCAGTCACTTTTGAATGGATTGAGACAGAAGGCAGACTCTGCTACGTCAAGACCCAGCAGTCCACAGCCATCGGTCTTATCCGATAAAGAGGACAGCTCAGAGGCGGACAAAGAGGACAAGTCAGAGACAGAAGGTGATGAGTCTAAGACACCGAGTCTTGAGGAAAAGGTCCCAGCGAGCGACGACGAGGCTCAGAAAGGAGTGCCATCCACCACTAAGGACCTGGAAAATTTGCTCAATGTTGTCGAACAGCGGTTCCAAGTGGAGGATGACAAACGACGTTCGTCTATGCTGATATCGAAGGCGCAGCTGCGGGATGAGCTGAACCACGCGAAGGATCAGCTTGCTGCTGCACTGTCGCAATCACAAGAGTACAGTCGCCAGATCTTGGATCTTAACCAGGAGATGGCCAGTGTGAAAGAGCAACTAAGGGAAAGTCATGCACATGTCAGGACGCTACATCAGGATAAGCAAAGACTCGAGAAGCAAATGCATGGGTTAAAATCCCGGGTCTCATCAGCCAGCTCAGCCCATGAGGTGACCAAAGAACACGATGTGGATCGAGGTAGCAAGACTGGAGGTGGCCTTCGAGAGTTTAAGCTCAACCGCAGTAAGACTACACCGCACCCAccgcaacagcagcctcaggATCACGAGCCTATGGCGGCCACGACGAGCAAGTTCAACAAGCGGATATCATCCCTGCCTCAGAACCACGAAGCCAGCGTACCAATGGTGACCACGACCGGGCCTGCGCCATCTCAGAGTGAGCACGAGGCTTTGCTAGCTGAGCTAGTCCAAGCCAAAACCGCCGAAGCAGTGGCGAAgcaagaggctgaagaggcTCGGCAAAAGCTGGAGTCTATACGCAAATCTCACGGATTGAGCCGCTCCGTATCAGCGCACGCTCCTTCGGCATCGCAGTCTGGACCTGGTGGAGTGTTCAGCCTTCTTACCGGCCACGGGGCAGCTGCCACAAACGAAGTCGCGATGAAACCGGCATCGACAAATGCTGGATCTCCAGGATCTGGAGGAAGTTTCTGGGGTTGGCGAAGGTAG